One region of Deinococcus sp. Leaf326 genomic DNA includes:
- a CDS encoding RraA family protein, translating to MRIPDSEYLRNDVERTSPELVARASGFAASILADVAGRRGTLHGRVRALSSAMRLAGPAITVEVRPGDNLMIHAAMAIAQPGDVLVIDGKGDQTCALMGEIMISQCMAIGLAGVVIDAAIRDSVEIQNLGFPVFSVGTNPNGPTKFVPGRVNYPISAGGIMVRPGDLVVADADGVFVGEREQVDTLLTLAQKKVDMETSRLRDIRSGQKLIPGWLPAALTAAGVLEKPVARE from the coding sequence ATGCGCATTCCTGACTCTGAATACCTTCGCAATGATGTCGAACGCACCTCACCCGAACTGGTCGCCCGTGCTTCCGGGTTCGCTGCGTCGATCCTGGCAGACGTTGCCGGACGCCGAGGCACCTTACATGGCCGCGTCCGTGCATTGAGCTCCGCCATGCGTCTGGCAGGTCCTGCCATTACCGTCGAGGTGCGTCCAGGCGATAATTTGATGATCCATGCGGCGATGGCCATTGCCCAACCTGGGGATGTGTTGGTCATTGACGGTAAGGGCGATCAGACCTGCGCTCTAATGGGCGAAATCATGATTAGTCAATGCATGGCCATAGGGTTGGCGGGTGTGGTCATCGACGCGGCCATTCGTGACTCGGTGGAAATTCAGAACCTGGGTTTCCCGGTGTTTTCGGTGGGAACCAATCCCAATGGTCCGACTAAGTTTGTCCCAGGGCGAGTCAACTACCCGATCAGTGCGGGCGGGATCATGGTTCGGCCTGGCGACCTCGTGGTGGCCGACGCCGATGGCGTATTCGTTGGTGAACGTGAGCAGGTCGACACACTCCTGACGCTGGCCCAGAAGAAGGTCGACATGGAGACGTCGCGGCTGCGTGACATCCGGAGCGGTCAGAAGCTGATTCCGGGCTGGCTGCCTGCGGCGTTGACGGCTGCCGGCGTCCTAGAGAAGCCTGTCGCGCGCGAGTGA
- a CDS encoding phosphoglycerate dehydrogenase — MTQKILVTSIFLHPGGEVDALLRSEGFEPVYAPALQKRTEDDLLALLDGVSGAIIANEPFTDRVLAAAPELKVISRTGVGFDSIDVAAATRHGIVVCNTPNVNRYAVAEWTLAMMLGCARHTAKNWAEMNAGGFKRYEGTELHGKTLGLAGLGGIGKEVAKRAHAFGMTLLAYEEYRDAEFAAQYGVTYVDLDALIEQSDYLSLHIPLNANTRHFINAERLQRMKPSACLINTARGGVVDTVALADALRQGTIAAAALDVFEEEPLPAGSHLHGLDNLLMSPHVGGVTTEARDNSGRRAAENLIRTLKGEGPVTPVNPDVLSTARFALSAP, encoded by the coding sequence ATGACACAGAAAATCCTTGTCACTTCTATTTTTCTTCACCCTGGCGGAGAGGTTGATGCTCTTCTCCGCTCCGAGGGCTTCGAGCCGGTCTATGCTCCCGCTCTCCAGAAACGTACAGAGGACGACTTGCTAGCCCTGCTGGACGGCGTGTCGGGTGCGATTATCGCCAACGAGCCTTTCACTGATCGGGTCCTGGCAGCCGCACCGGAGCTGAAGGTCATTTCCCGAACGGGCGTGGGCTTCGACAGCATTGACGTGGCCGCCGCCACGCGGCACGGGATCGTGGTCTGCAATACGCCGAACGTCAATCGGTACGCCGTTGCGGAATGGACCCTGGCAATGATGCTCGGCTGTGCACGCCACACCGCCAAGAACTGGGCGGAGATGAATGCAGGTGGATTCAAGCGCTACGAAGGCACCGAACTGCATGGCAAGACACTTGGCCTGGCTGGACTGGGCGGTATTGGTAAGGAAGTGGCGAAGCGCGCACACGCTTTTGGCATGACCCTGCTGGCCTACGAGGAGTACCGTGATGCGGAATTCGCGGCTCAGTATGGGGTCACGTATGTCGACCTCGACGCGTTGATTGAGCAAAGCGATTACCTCAGTCTCCATATCCCCCTGAATGCCAATACCCGTCACTTCATCAATGCAGAACGTCTCCAGCGCATGAAGCCCAGCGCATGCCTGATCAACACGGCCCGTGGTGGAGTGGTCGACACGGTCGCGCTTGCCGATGCCCTGCGCCAAGGCACCATCGCGGCGGCGGCCCTGGATGTGTTCGAAGAGGAGCCTCTGCCAGCAGGCAGCCACCTGCATGGTCTGGATAACCTCCTGATGAGCCCGCATGTCGGTGGGGTGACGACTGAGGCACGCGACAATTCGGGTCGCCGCGCCGCGGAGAATTTGATCCGCACCCTCAAGGGAGAAGGACCCGTGACGCCCGTGAATCCGGATGTGCTCAGCACTGCTCGGTTTGCTCTAAGCGCTCCCTGA